The Cryptococcus depauperatus CBS 7841 chromosome 3, complete sequence nucleotide sequence CCCTCTTTCTTATCGTTATCCTTCTTCGCTTGTACATGGTCTGTGCTTAAAAAACGACAGAGATCGCTTTTGTCACTCAGTGGAGCTACCAACAAGCTCTGCAAGTAAGACTCAAGCGCAGATTTCCGCTGATCAATTTTGCTTGGTGCAAAGTCTTTCCAAGATTTCCCATCAGGCAAAGGAGCCACCATCTGcttccattcttttctgcttttctttgacGTGGATTTAATTCTATTGTCAAGATCTATGAAAGCACTGAGGAGTTTAGCAGTATTCCAAGAGACGGCTTGAGCGTTGGGCGGTCTGACTGAGATTTCTACAATGAAACAAAGAACATCGCGACCTGAAGAATTTGAAAACACAGTACTACTCGGGATAGTGATTCGGGTatgaggaaggagagaCGGAGATAGGTAAGGAACAGAGTTATTCTCAGACTGAACCTGCCCTTGCTGTTGCAAAATCAATTGTTGACGCTGCGGATGAGACGCCTGATCGGATGACTGTCGAGGGGTAACAATGTTCAGCGACTGAACCAAAGATTCAGTTGAAGGCTGCGATGGACCACCCAAAGATGGATTTGATGTACAGGATGTTGTCTCAGATATCGATTGAATCGATGACATGGTTTCGGACCTTGAAGACACGGAAGACAGTTTGACCTGCGAACTACATAATGTAGATTCTACAGCAGGCTTATGAGCCGAGTCGTTGGAATCTAATGAGGCTCCACGTTGAGCAGGAGGTGGTATGGTAGGCTGAGGAGACACTAGGACCATTTCTGGGGTATTTATCGAGGCAGCAAGAGCTTTTGATGAAGGCGGTGGCTCAATGCTTCCTATTTCCCTTCCATCTGCTCTGGCGCTTACAAACTGTTGTTTAGGAGAGGGATCAGGTGAACTGTAATTAGAGTATACGGGTATGGGAGAAACAGAATGGACCATGTCCTTGGGGGAGTCTGCCATAGACATGAAAGTAGAGACTTCTGGTGGGAATATCAAGTGGCTTTCCCGTTGTGATTTCTTGTTGGAAATAAGGGATGGCAACAACCCGCCTGGAGCTTTCTGTTCTTGCTGGTCTGGTGAAGCTAGCGATGGCGTGATCTCTTCAGCTGCCAACTTTTCGGTGTGTCTGGCTGCATCAGAAATATCATGGTTATCTGAATAGTTCCTTTTGATCTGTGGTATCTCAATTTTGACTCCCAGTCCTGCCATGCTTGTTGAAGGGTTAGTTCTCTTCATACGTCCCACAGGCTCTAAACCGGCTTCAAGCAAGCGTGCGTTCGCACGCTCACGGTCTTGTCGTAACCTATCATTGTCTGCTGCGAATTGGGCGCATTGTGCTCGCTGTCTCTCAATAAGTTTCCATAATTGGGTGTTTTGAGCTTGCTGCAGCGTTTGAGTCAGCCACAACATTTGCCCACACATCGGCGTACGTACCAAGTTGTTTCTGTCCAACACTATACCTTCCAACGCTTTGTTCAAGTCACCGCCGTTTATCCTCAACACACTCTCTACATCCATCGCGCCTGTGGATCCTGTTCTTGGGCTGGAACGCGGACTGCTGGTAGTCTGAGGTGAGGCCGTTGGCGAAGACCGAGAGCGAGAATTTGGAGATAAATTGGGTGGGTATAGAGGATTGAGATGCGGCGGTATGGACGAGGCAGGGGACGACATTTCGAGTTCAAATATCTGGCCTTGAGGGCCATCCAAACCTGATTTCCGGACAATTCTCTCAACAATACCCTCAAACACAAGTCACAATCTCTTGGTACCTTTTGCAGTCAGATTGGACGCAACAAGACGACAGTAACGTTCGATTCAGTACAAGTCCAAAATGTTGTTGACGGTTTTCTTCAACTCTCGAAATATCTCTAGTAAACCAATAAGCTATTAGAATATCAGCGTTGTTCTAATGACAATAGCATCAACTCAAACGACCAGCGAAATATCCATACAACAACCAAGAAAGGTCCGAGCGCTGCTTATTCTACCACAAACACTTACAAATAACAAGAAAAGTGGCTGTAAATAGATTACAAGGATGGGAATAGGATATTATGCTACAGAGAGTCAGTCCTGGTGTTATAAAATTTGGAATATGGGTATATAGATAAAAGtaggagagaaagaagaagaatgaaaaaaggATAGATCATGCGTAAGAACAATTGAGTAAATATAACGACGCGACTAGTCCCTACGCGCCGTGCACCTTTCCTCGTTCTAGAGTGGcgctttttttttcctgaacttttctttgaaagaCAAACGATTAGCCTGATACATGAGTAAATTCTAGTTATGTTGGATGACGCCAGAcacaagatacaaaagTATCTAGAGCTTAGCCaaagataaaaacaaaaaacaaaaaaaatatAGTTCGTAGAGGGGTTTGAACCCCCGTCCCCGCCGAAAACCGTTGAAAAACCGGAAAGCGATATGCTACCACTGCACCATACGAACAATTCGACTTTTGGCGGACAAAACCAGTTTATGATTAGGCCTAACAAGTTCATTATATTAACCGTGATGGATGAGATTAGGCTAATTTAAATTGTTTATGCATTGTTTGATATGTTCCAAGCAGAAATATAAATACGACAAATCCAGGTACCACCGTGAGAAAGTAAATAATCTGCCGACCATAAAAcatctttttatctttaaTGATTAAAATGGAATGAAATTTATCAAATTGTAAAGAAATGTCGACTGCAACTTCAACAACATTGGCCCCTGCCCAATTCCCTCTGAAGAACTCTCATCCACTATACACTGTTCAAACGGATCGCAATGCCCATTCAATCATCATTGGGCCCTGGACAATAGTGGCTACAAAGAAGCCCATCTTAAATGGCAAGGAGATTGAGGGGTAAGTGGGAATGGAATACTGGAAGGTCGTCAGCAAGATGTCTAAACACAGTTTTAGGGCTGAAAAGTTGCTGAGTCTTCCTTTGCCTGAAATGACGTTTGGAAACAACTCGTTGTCTCTTACCTATAACCCATCGGCACCGTTGACGACGACGAGTTCAATTGAGATACGATTTCAAGCGAAAGATGCGCTTGCAGGAGTTGCTACGGGCGAGGGATGGGAAGAGAGAGTGGGAGGTGGTGTTTTGGTCAGTATGGCTGAGAAATGGAGCAAAAACAAGTACGTCTTTGCAAGACGTTCTTGGCTTATCAAACAGGTCGTGGACACATGGCGGAGCTCCATCTCCCACTTCCAGTGCTTTTGACGTGCCAATGCCTTCCAAGCCGGTGAAACCTCATGATTGGACATACTCCACTTGCTATGCCGGTACTGTCGCTGGGCCATCAGTAGGCGGTTACTTGGGGCAGCGAATGGAGGGCTGATGTACTTGCAGAAGTTCGAGCCGTCATCGTCGCACACATTGCCATTGGATCTACTTGCTCGACAGGATCCTATCTTGGATCAGATACTATACTATGAAGATGTGTCCTTGTACGAGGATGAATTACATGACAATGGCGAGTCTATACTCAACGTCCGAATCGTATGCTATCTCTGTTTGTCCGGGTTGTGATTTCTGATCATCACACAGCGAGTTATGCCTCactccttcttcatccttgcACGTCTGTTTGTTCGAGTAGACAATGTGTTGTTTCGTATACATGATACCAGAATATACCATTCGTTCGATAGCGATGAGGTGATTAGGGAAGCTTCCGGAATGGAAGCTGAATACGACCAAGTTAGACAAGTAAGTCGAGGCGCGATTGTGCAGGGCGGTTGCTGATTTTCCTTCTAGTTTCTGGAGACGCCCACGGATCTTTCCCCTTTGACAGAATCCAGCTGGGTATACAAGGTGATGACTTCACTGTCTGGACAATCATCTCGTCGCAGCTCGCGAACAGGAAAGCCTTGGCCTGGATTGGGGAAGGCGATAGACGTATTGAAATTGCCAAATGAGGATATGGGCAAAATTGAACACAGCTTGCAAAACATTCAAATCTAAATATGAAAACTGTAAAATCTATAGGAATTTGTGCTAATGACGATATGCATAACGATATGAATCAATGACAATGACGATCAACAAACTTTCGAAGAGCAGTAATCTCTACAAATGACGACTTACAGCACCCACCGACAATGACACCCTCCCAAACATAGTTGCCATCCCGCTTAGCATCTGCCATCTCTTTGGCAAGACTACCGACAGAGGCCGCCCATTCCTCGGCATTTTTGGGACTTTGAGGGACAATGGTCCAATTGCGCGCTGTAGTATCGTAAATTTGACCTCCATCAGGATATAGCACAAACCAAGGTTTTTTGTTGATGGAAGCTGGTAAATGCAAGGTCATTTGTTTGGTAAGAGTTGCTAGGTAAGAAGGGTTGGTGCAGTTGATACCTACACCATCCGGCACACTCGTCTCTGAATCATCAAACAAAGCTTGCATCACTTGTTGCGCGTCTGTATGCTTTCCTGACTCAGAAAGCTGAGGATGGAAGCCTTGAGGATAGGGACTGGTGATCCAGTACTTGATATCGTCCCACCAAGCCCTGCTCTCTGCGTTCTGATTGATCCTCAGCTCAAGTCTCAACAACGACATGGCCCGCCGTATCGCGTAAACTTCATGCAATACCGGTATAGTCTCGAAAGCGATCCATTCGACTTGTTTCAGTAAATCGCCAAAGGCTTGCAACTTGACTAAATGGTATTGTGCCAGAGCTTGAACAACCTGTTCCCTTTCCTCGGCCCTTGAAGCTGCTGGAAAAAAGTTGCTCGTTATGGAAGGACCAAAAGGAGGAGGATACACACCACCATACTCTTGACCTGGCTGGAGCATGGAGCCATAAGGCCCAAAAGACAATGCAATGCCACTCCTTACCGCCCTCTTTACTGCTCCGCCATCAACTGCCTCTCTAGCCAGGAGTAATCCGCGGTGTAGTGCAAGAcgagcttcttcctctgaaCAGCGTAAATGGTCACAGATATTGGCTAAAGTCAACTGATACCTATCTCTTCCACTGAGCTCACCAGGTCCAATCTTCCTGAGACAAAGAAACTGACGTGGCTGTTTCAATGATATCGGCTCCTGCAGCAATATACCTTTTGTGGATTTCTGATAGGATTGATGGGTTTTTGAATACAACTTCCAATCCCCAAAGCTGAGAAGAAACATCATAACCTTGTGTTTCTAGCGTTGTTCCCTTGGAAGCATAAGAAATCAAACCATCTCAATAGTCGACAGACTTACCATACCTCCATCGAGGACAAGGATACGATGTGAATGGTGCGCCATTCGTCTTATCTTATTGTATCTTATCGCAGTGATATAAACATAAttaaataaataaataacTTTTATTTATCAATTCACCGAAATCTCATATCTAATCATTTCTTACCtctttttacatttctaCCATTTTATtacaacttttttcttatttcaTTCCATCAAGACATGTCTTCTCCTGCTGAATCAACCAAAGACGAACTGGACTTGGAATCACTCGACGCTGATTCACTGTTCAACGCTCTATCAGCCGTAGAAAAAGTAACTCTTTACATCTACACATAAAACATTGCACAAGAGACTAATCGATTTAGGCCATACCTGATCTTTTACTCCAGCTCAAACCTGTCCTTGCCCAGCTTTCTACTCCTCCCGACGACACCAATGTTCCGGATGAAGAGACGAGAGGGATGCAAGCCAGACAAGGGGTCGAAAAGTACATGACGTTGTTGGATGTGAGCTCACGAATACCTTTCCAATACACACTGACACTGGCCTACAGAAGATTCAGTTTGTACTCCGTCAAACAGTCTACTTTCTTCGCGAGACTCGTACTTCTCCTCAAACATTAAGACCGCCTCTAGCCAATTTGATACCTACGCCTTTTGCTTCCACATTACCTTCCTCTGGGTCAGCGCTGGCGTCAGGATCCACGTCAAAAGGAGACAAGGCAGAGCTCGGATTGTATGCCAGTCGGATAGAAGCACATGTATTGGGCGACATGGAAAAAGCTCTGGAATTACTGAGAGAAGAATTAGAGTAACGTTTACAACGACAAGAGATTATAATGTATCAAAAAGCCAGCCTTTGCAAAGATAGTTAACAGAAACCGAGTACATCCACAACAATCCTCTCGGGCAATAAATCTCGAGGCttcaaagataaaaagcGAAAAAcgaaaatcaagaaagcaGCAAGTCGACAGCCGCAGCAAAATGAGTGATGCAGAAAACTGTCTACAACACGGAGCTCCATCTAGAGATCAAGACCTCTCCCCACGAAGACGACGGGCGAGCTGAAGATCCTTGGGCTGAATGGTGACTCGCTTGGCGTGAATGGCAGCCAAGTTGGCTACAGAGACGGGTAAGCATAAACTTGGAATATCAAACGAAACAGACTGACTGTCCtcgaaaagagaaacaaggtAAGCCTCAGAAGCCTCCTGGAGAGCACCAATAGCAGAAGACTGGAATCGGACTGAATCTTGATCAGCCAGATAAGATCGCAATGCGCACTCACGATCAGTCTTAAAGTCCTGGGCAATTTCACGAACAAGACGCTGGAAAGGCAGCTTTCGGATCAAGAGCTCAGTAGATCTAGACATTCGTCAGCGGAATGCTTGACAAACTAATAAAATCTCACTTTTGGTATCGACGAATCTCTCGGAGAGCGACAGTACCAGGCCTGTATCGATGGGGCTTCTTGACCCCACCGGTGAGCTGAGACGGAGCCTGCTTTCGGGCAGCCTTGGTAGCGACTATGATTAAAGGTAAGCACGCCATCAAACAGCACTCAATGGAGGCTCACGCTGCTTCCTTGGTGCTTTTCCACCAGTGGACTTTCGGGCGGTTTGCTATCGAAAACAATCAATGACGTTCATGACCAAGATGTGCACCATGCATCCTATGGGTGACGGCCCCAGTCGCACAAACATTCACCCACACGCCGCAGCGTCCGACGATGTATGCCCATACAACACGCACACTCCCATTCTACCTCTACTTCCAGCCAGATGTAAGACTCACCTTGGTTCGGGCTATGCATGCAAATGTCAGCCATGCCCGTTTTATGCATGCATGTATCGACTTACCCATTGTGAACGGATGAAAAAAGGTTGAAAATCAATTGATGTGAAGAATAAAACAGAAATGCAAGTGGCGAGGGAATTCTCTTTGTGCTTTGGGGTTTTTATGTCTATTCCTGCGGTGAGAAAAAAACGCACCCATGCACACGTCAACCGCATGAATTAGCCATTGCGGCGTTATGAAACCGCCGCAATAAAACATTTTAAATAATCCGTGTGGCACTCTGAGAAGGGTGACGCAACCCAGAATTGGCGCGGCGTTTTTGTTTGGTGTTTGGCCGTGAGACGCGTCCTGGCGATAGGGAGAATTTGGGTGGAGACGcggagagaggagaagaagggggattttttttctttcatgGGAGATGGTAAAAGATTTTAAGTCATATATATGCATGTATTCTTGGCTTTCTTGTTCAGTTTTTCCTCAGCTATCCAATGGTACTTTTCGTTttcctcaatctttttgtatACATGAGATATAGGCAAGACGCGTCAAGGCGAAATAACAAAGACAACGGGAAAAGGCGGTGCCTGattttgtatatatatttttTCTTATGACATGTTAAAAAATTAATTTAAATTTTTTAAAAGTACTTTATTTCCAAGTTAATTTTGTTAATTAGAATTTTAAATAGAATAAGAATGGTAATAGAAATGGTTAGTATAAAGTTATATCATGTATAGACAATGGTGGCGCCTTTGGGTTATATACTACGGCTGGGTCATTGTCAGCTGGATATAAGTATGCTGTTTGATCTGTCAGTCGGTGTGTATTGGCCTCTTGCCTGTTATAGTATTGTTGCTCGACTTTTTGGGATGAAATGAATAGtgtaaaagaagaaaacagaaaTGGATGTGATTTTCGCAAAGATTAAAACCACgaacctccacttttcttgTCCACTGTACAAACTCGGTCATCTCAAACATCGTTGCTTTTCTCGAAAAAATATAAATCGATATTGACTCTAtttattctcttttcacccTCTTCGTATCATGTCGCTTCTTGCTCCAGGAGCAAAGTGTGCTGCATGCCCACTTGTCGACTTTCTCCCCTTGGAGTGCTCATCATGCTGTCTCTTATTCTGCTCTTCTCATGTTCACGCTCATGACCCATGCTCTTCCAGCGTTACTCCATCCAAGAAACCGGGAAAGCTTGAAAGGGGCGTCAGTATGTGCGAGCACAAAGGGTGCAGAAATGAGAGTATACAAAGCATTGCTGGTGTCACGGGTGAAGACGATGGCAAAAGAATTGCAAGAGGAGTCAATTGTCTGGGATGCGGAGGAGTGTTTTGCGCAACGTGAGCAGTTTATCCAAGAACTTTTGGCATGAGCTGACCAAGAGCGCGACCAGGCATCGAGCCCAAACATCACATTCATGTTCCAGTCCCCTTATACACAATGCCCGCCATGACGCTTTCTTGGATCGGCGGACTAAAGCTCAAGAACTTATATCGAAGCAATTCCCTGGTCACAGAGATCTTCCGGAAAGGAGATTACCTCAACAGCGAGATGTGGTGAAGATGCCTAAGCTTGAAGGTAGATCACAGCCAGAGCCACTGCCTGCTAAATCGGATTCATTGGAAGAGccaagaaaaacaaaaacaaaaacaaaagctgaaaagcTATGGGATATACATCTCAGAAAGGTCAAATCTACTGCGACGTCTTTGGGGCATGGGAGTGAGATACCGcttgaggagaaaaagtttTTCGAATGGGACGTGGATTTagatggagaaaaagtgaaaagatggcaaggTACAGGTAAATGGGATGGCAAGCTTCGACGAGCATGGGTTGGAAATGTAAGTTAGATTCGCAAGTCTAGGTAGACAAGTGActgagatggaaagacaGGACACTCCAGTAGGAAAGATGGCGGACCTCATCATTGCGCAAGCCAAAGTCCCACGTCCTGTTGGCCAGGTGAATGCCTTCATTCCATCTCACGAGTCCTGCTGATCGTTTTCCAAGAGGTTCTCCATTCTGCAACTTTATCAGAAACCGGATGGGCCACCTACATGCCTTTCTCTCACGCTCTCACATACAGCAGGTCAAACCATAACAGAAGGGGCTTCCCTTATCCTGGTCAAAGACGATCAGGTATAACATGCATGGTATATTGTAGTCTGTTCAGACGCACCAACTGGCGCTTTCTAGGCTATTGTATTTCTTCCCTTATACACGAATATATGTAATCGCAAAGACAGGGAAATGGCCAGATcattttatctttgcttcAGTGAAAAGAACATGCTTCTTGACTATCATACGATTCAGTATGTTTTAAGAAGCTGCGAgaattcaaaaagagaaaccCACCGGCAGGATCATACTTAATCTTTGCAAGTTTCTCTCCAACCCTAACTCTTGAAGTAGTATAAAAGGTACCAGTAAGAGCGGTTGAGACAAGTTTTACAAGAATTCGTCTAATCATAATATCAGCCATACAACCTAAATCTTTTTAAGACAATTCTACCTGGTTTTAGCTTTGGGGGCCATCTTGTTGAATACTTTTCatatgaaaagaatgaaatgaaagagaagaatgaataccttccttgtcttttcgaGATTTTCTCCATAacggacatcgccgcaaAAACAGTTCCAacatcatcacttttcatcaacatctatCTTATCATCACTTTGTAATATTTTTATCAAAACATTAAAGTCTTCAATTTCGCAACATGTCCAACCTTGACCCTCCTCCTGGACACACCCGTCCTGTTGTCTTCTTTGATGTTAATATTGGGGAACAGCATGCTGGCCGAATCAAGATGGGTGGGTTTATGTCATTTCTTTGCACGAAAACTTTGTGCAGATGCTAATTCGTTGCAGAATTATTTGATGATATAACCCCTAAGTGTGTAGAGAAACTTTGGTTACAAAGCTATTGCCGTTATGCTTAATGCTCGATAGGACTGCCGAAAACTTTAGGCAATTATGTACTGGCGAGCACCGGTATGCCATCTACAATATTCATAGAAAATGCTCATGCGAAATGTAGGGTCAATTCTGTGCCACAGGGCTATAAGAAAGCGACGTTCCACAGGTGGGTGCCGTTAGCACAACTATTTTGGAACCACTTATTGATGACTCTTTAAGAATGTGAGGTGATGTCCAAAGAACATCTTATCCCACACATCACCGTCAACTAATCTTTGGACAAGAATTCCTCAGTTTATGATACAAGGAGGCGACTTCATCCGTGGAAATGGAACGGGGTCGTTCTCAATTTATGGTGCTcaatttgaagatgaaaacttTAAGGTCAAGCATACCGGCCCTGGGTTATTATCCATGGCAAACTCCGGTCCAAATACCAACGGTTGCCAAGTGAGCAAAATTGCCGAGCTATGGAAGCTATTGACTGATCTTGCGGGCAAAGTTTTTTATAACCTGCGCCCCAGCTGAATTTCTTGATGGAAAGCACTGTGTCTTTGGACGAGTTATTGATGGTTTATTAACGGTCcgaaaaattgaaaatgtTCCTACCGGAGCCAACAACATGTATGTATAGCCGGTttattcttcaaagatCCAAAAGAATGCTAATCTCGAACGATTAGGCCAAAATTTCAAGTCAGAATAACTGAATGTGGTGAAATGTAATACGGTCGTGTCATGAATGCATTAATAGTTCGTTAAGTGCTAAAGATTCAACACCCATAATTgtacttttgcttttcttctagTGCTTGCTCATTCTAACCCCACATACCCAGCAACCCGTCCAATCTGTTCCAGGTCTCAGCAGTCATTCCGGAAAATGGACCAAATATTGAACTTACGGTTGTCTTCTCAAACATTTCAGTAGTCACTTGTGCCAAGAACCCCGGCACGCTTTGTCTCTCTACAACCCAGAATTGTCTGCATTCTTCCAAACCCCTAGCCATCATTCCGCTCATTTGCATCGTACCAAAGTGTCcttcagaagaagtgaaTTTGATAGTGAGGCCAGATTTGCCTTTGGGAGCATACATGCTTGTTAGGCGAATATCTGAACCCGATTCGTCAAACTTGATACGCCAACCAAGCAGAGAGTAGACTGCTTCTAAAAATTCCTTGGATTTGGCAGTAAAGATCTATGATTTGATTGAGTAAACATTTGCACTTCATGCACTAGGCAGAAAGTACTTACTTCCTTGAGACGCAATAATCGTTTAGCATGTGCtttttccaactcttctttttctttttttaacCTGTTAAAGCTGCTTCTCGGCACCACGCCACCTGAATCTTCACCTTGAGATCTCGTCGGCATCTGATCACCACCACTATTCTGTGCTAAAAGCCCATCAAGCTCTGCTAATCTCTCTAATAGCTCTTCATTCTCCCCTTTAAGTTCTTGCAACTCTTGCTTTCTTATGGCCAATACTCGACTGGAAGGATTATTGCGGTGTTCcaaacatctttcaatGGCAGTATTGTATTCGCCCGAAGAAACACGTTGCATCAATGAATTGACTTCGCCGTCAAGGTGAGTGTTGGCGGTAGTCAAATCTTGTACTGTCGCTTCAAGAGCAGCAACCTCTGTAGTTGTGCCACTGTTAGACTTTCGAAAACACAACTACAGAGACTTACCTTGCTCAAGTTGAGAGATTCTAGACTGAGATATCTCTAAATCCGCAATCTGGACCAAACCCTTGCCATGCgtaatcttttcttccgTTGCCCGACTATCCCTCGCCATATCCTCCAACTCTGCCTTGTAAACCCCAACGAGCTCTTCAAGTTGTGCAACTTTACATGAATTATCTTTTGATGTGCCTGCGGAGTCTCCGTGCTGCAGATATGTTTCGAGTTCTCGTCTTGCAAGGCTTTCTCGTCTCTCGGCACTATCCCTCCCTTCTCTCGCCCATCGCAGTTCACGCTCAGCGTCTTGTGCTCTATTGGTTATCTCGCTTAATGCGACTCGTGAGCTTTCTGCGAGGTCTGAAAGACGAGTGTGGAGGTCACGGATAGCGCTGTCTTTTTGAGCCAGTTCAGCGGAAAGTTGTGTA carries:
- a CDS encoding histone H3; this encodes MARTKQTARKSTGGKAPRKQLATKAARKQAPSQLTGGVKKPHRYRPGTVALREIRRYQKSTELLIRKLPFQRLVREIAQDFKTDLRFQSSAIGALQEASEAYLVSLFEDTNLAAIHAKRVTIQPKDLQLARRLRGERS
- a CDS encoding peptidyl-prolyl cis-trans isomerase H, coding for MSNLDPPPGHTRPVVFFDVNIGEQHAGRIKMELFDDITPKTAENFRQLCTGEHRVNSVPQGYKKATFHRM
- a CDS encoding peptidyl-prolyl cis-trans isomerase H, which codes for MIQGGDFIRGNGTGSFSIYGAQFEDENFKVKHTGPGLLSMANSGPNTNGCQFFITCAPAEFLDGKHCVFGRVIDGLLTVRKIENVPTGANNMPKFQVRITECGEM